The Streptomyces phaeolivaceus genome has a window encoding:
- a CDS encoding HD-GYP domain-containing protein, with protein MRLLPGLRRAALLLSLLGLAHTLWHGLDEPGVALAFGLLMVVGELSRGRGVQGREAAPLGAAGALAYALLGENDGRPTGHGVLQVVAVVVAAALLGCVPHVARGCGSTVDHLTRRVLTAAFAALCFQPLYNRGRLLEWSGPSYVLLLVALLVVTALCDAVLAAAMAHSRTRWPFGPLLRDELRALPGIGAAVCATGVVMALAVGVVGLWALPVFSLPLLLAQLSFRRYAAVRTTYRQTIASLARATEIAGYTPAGHARRVAVLSREVGRELGLGESDLTVLEYAALMHDIGQLSLVDPVPGGATAGLPAAEQRRIALLGGAVVRQTGVDAEVAVVVERQADPYREQPVGARIVRAVNAYEEKVREAGPGGPLRALAELRLGTARDYHPEVVESLARVLSRDCLTLPEVG; from the coding sequence GTGAGGCTGCTTCCCGGGCTTCGTCGGGCCGCGCTCCTCCTCTCCCTCCTCGGCCTCGCCCACACGCTCTGGCATGGGCTCGACGAACCCGGTGTCGCACTCGCGTTCGGGCTGCTCATGGTGGTGGGGGAGCTGTCGCGAGGGCGTGGGGTCCAGGGGCGGGAGGCCGCGCCGCTCGGGGCCGCCGGCGCGCTCGCGTACGCGCTGCTGGGGGAGAACGACGGCCGGCCGACGGGACACGGGGTGCTCCAGGTCGTCGCCGTCGTCGTCGCGGCGGCGCTGCTGGGCTGTGTGCCGCACGTGGCGAGGGGATGCGGGTCCACCGTCGATCACCTCACCCGGCGGGTGCTCACCGCCGCCTTCGCCGCCCTCTGTTTCCAGCCGCTGTACAACCGGGGCAGGCTGCTGGAGTGGAGCGGCCCCTCCTATGTACTGCTGCTCGTCGCGCTGCTCGTCGTGACCGCGCTGTGCGACGCCGTGCTGGCGGCGGCCATGGCCCACTCCCGGACCCGGTGGCCGTTCGGCCCGCTGCTGAGGGACGAACTGCGGGCGCTGCCGGGCATCGGGGCGGCGGTGTGCGCGACCGGGGTCGTCATGGCGCTCGCGGTCGGTGTCGTCGGACTGTGGGCACTGCCGGTCTTCTCCCTGCCCCTCCTTCTCGCCCAACTGTCGTTCCGGCGGTACGCGGCCGTGCGGACCACCTACCGGCAGACCATCGCCTCGCTCGCGCGGGCCACCGAGATCGCCGGGTACACCCCGGCCGGGCACGCCCGGCGGGTGGCCGTGCTCAGCCGAGAGGTGGGCCGCGAGCTGGGCCTCGGCGAATCGGACCTGACCGTGCTGGAGTACGCGGCGCTGATGCACGACATAGGCCAACTGAGCCTCGTCGACCCCGTACCGGGCGGTGCGACGGCCGGGCTCCCGGCGGCCGAGCAGCGCCGGATCGCGCTGCTGGGCGGCGCGGTCGTACGGCAGACCGGGGTGGACGCCGAGGTCGCCGTGGTGGTGGAGCGCCAGGCGGATCCGTACCGTGAACAGCCGGTGGGCGCGAGGATCGTGCGGGCCGTGAACGCATACGAGGAGAAGGTCCGGGAAGCAGGGCCCGGAGGACCGCTCAGGGCGCTGGCGGAACTGCGGCTGGGAACGGCCCGGGACTATCACCCGGAGGTGGTCGAATCGCTCGCGAGGGTACTGTCGAGAGACTGTCTGACCTTGCCCGAGGTGGGGTAA
- a CDS encoding tetratricopeptide repeat protein: MRIFGKGRHRPSASWRQATDRAFTLIGDGRYEDAGALLTRAADLEPWLSESWFNLALLHKFRHDWEQARAAGLRAVALLDRETGAPDWWNVGIAATALQDWPLARRAWQAYGLRVPGGASRPKPGGAGDTGEPVGMDLGSAAVRLSPEGEAEVVWGRRLDPARIEVLSIPLPSSGRRWGEVVLHDGVPHGERTTAMGHAYPVFDEIELWAPSPVPTWVVLLEAATEADRDALERLAADAGFAAEDWSSSVRLLCRLCSESRMPSDEGDGEHLDPHDHSEPGHPGPLGHVTDGQLWAPERECGVAAPASLVRGLLDGWVADSPDSRDWRDLEEVC, translated from the coding sequence GTGAGGATCTTCGGCAAGGGACGGCATCGGCCCTCCGCCTCTTGGCGGCAGGCCACCGATCGTGCGTTCACGCTGATCGGTGACGGTCGGTACGAGGACGCGGGCGCGCTGTTGACACGTGCCGCGGACCTGGAGCCGTGGCTGTCCGAGTCCTGGTTCAACCTCGCGCTGCTGCACAAGTTCCGGCACGACTGGGAGCAGGCGCGGGCGGCCGGGCTGCGGGCCGTCGCGCTGCTCGACCGGGAGACCGGGGCGCCCGACTGGTGGAACGTGGGCATCGCCGCGACCGCGTTGCAGGACTGGCCGCTGGCCCGCCGGGCCTGGCAGGCGTACGGGCTGCGGGTGCCCGGAGGCGCGTCCCGGCCGAAGCCCGGGGGGGCCGGGGACACCGGGGAGCCGGTGGGCATGGACCTCGGCAGCGCGGCCGTACGGCTCTCGCCGGAGGGTGAGGCCGAGGTCGTGTGGGGGCGGCGGCTCGACCCCGCCCGGATCGAGGTCCTCTCCATTCCGCTGCCGTCGTCCGGGCGCCGCTGGGGCGAGGTCGTCCTGCACGACGGGGTGCCGCACGGGGAGCGGACCACGGCCATGGGGCACGCGTATCCGGTGTTCGACGAGATCGAGTTGTGGGCGCCGTCTCCCGTGCCGACGTGGGTGGTGCTCCTTGAGGCCGCGACCGAGGCGGACCGGGACGCGCTGGAGCGGCTCGCGGCGGACGCGGGGTTCGCGGCGGAGGACTGGTCGTCGTCGGTGCGATTGCTGTGCCGGCTGTGCTCGGAGTCGCGGATGCCGTCGGACGAGGGCGACGGGGAGCATCTGGATCCGCACGATCACAGTGAGCCGGGGCATCCCGGGCCGCTGGGGCATGTGACGGACGGGCAGTTGTGGGCGCCGGAGCGGGAGTGCGGGGTGGCTGCGCCGGCCTCGCTGGTTCGGGGGTTGCTGGACGGGTGGGTGGCGGACAGTCCCGATTCTCGTGATTGGCGGGATCTGGAAGAGGTTTGTTAG
- the def gene encoding peptide deformylase, which translates to MAQQDTDQQHVGVLPVDDEGFVVDTEDCEEREQAYRERGTSLPITVVGNPVLHKECKDVTEFGDELAKLVDDMFASQHTAEGVGLAANQVGVDLKVFVYDCPDDEGKRHTGVICNPKLVELPAGTRRLDDSNEGCLSVPTAYMPLARPDYAEVTGQDEKGNPIKVRGTGYFARCLQHETDHLYGYLYIDRLSKRDRKDALRQMAENEPRYPVVAND; encoded by the coding sequence ATGGCCCAGCAGGACACCGATCAGCAGCACGTGGGCGTGCTCCCCGTCGATGACGAGGGGTTCGTCGTCGACACGGAGGACTGCGAGGAGCGCGAGCAGGCGTACCGGGAGCGTGGCACGTCCCTGCCGATCACCGTGGTCGGGAACCCGGTGCTGCACAAGGAGTGCAAGGACGTCACCGAGTTCGGCGACGAACTGGCGAAGCTGGTGGACGACATGTTCGCCAGCCAGCACACGGCGGAGGGCGTGGGTCTCGCCGCGAACCAGGTCGGCGTCGACCTCAAGGTGTTCGTGTACGACTGCCCGGACGACGAGGGCAAGCGGCACACCGGTGTGATCTGCAACCCCAAGCTGGTCGAACTGCCCGCCGGGACACGCCGGTTGGACGACAGCAACGAGGGCTGTCTGTCGGTTCCGACCGCGTACATGCCGCTCGCCCGCCCCGACTACGCCGAGGTCACCGGGCAGGACGAGAAGGGCAACCCGATCAAGGTGCGCGGCACCGGCTACTTCGCGCGCTGCCTCCAGCACGAGACCGATCACCTGTACGGCTACCTGTACATCGACCGGCTCTCCAAGCGCGATCGCAAGGACGCGCTGCGGCAGATGGCCGAGAACGAGCCCCGCTACCCCGTGGTCGCCAACGACTGA
- a CDS encoding GlxA family transcriptional regulator has protein sequence MLKNVAAIVLDGVHPFELGVVSEVFGLDRSDEGLPVYDFAVASAEGPTLRTHAGFTVSTSYGLDRLEEADLVVVPAGDSYVHRIYPADLLDALRRAADRGARVLSVCSGVFVLGAAGLLDGRPCAVHWRHAEELARQYPRAVVEPDVLYVDADPVITSAGTAAGIDACLHIVRKEQGPEVANKIARRMVVPPHRDGGQAQYIERPLPRSQCDTVGEVLVWMEQHLDEEVTVEQLAARAHMSPRTFARRFQQETGTTPYRWILRQRVLLAQRLLEATDETVDAIAWRTGFGTAAALRHQFVRSLGTTPQTYRRTFRGPEAA, from the coding sequence ATGCTGAAAAACGTCGCGGCCATCGTCCTGGACGGAGTCCATCCCTTCGAGCTGGGTGTCGTCAGCGAGGTCTTCGGGCTCGACCGCAGCGACGAGGGCCTGCCGGTGTACGACTTCGCGGTCGCGTCGGCGGAGGGCCCGACCCTGCGGACGCACGCCGGGTTCACCGTCTCCACCTCGTACGGCCTGGACCGGCTCGAAGAGGCCGATCTGGTGGTCGTACCGGCGGGTGACAGCTATGTGCACCGGATTTACCCGGCCGACCTGCTGGACGCGCTGCGCCGGGCCGCCGACCGGGGCGCCCGGGTGCTGAGCGTGTGCTCGGGGGTGTTCGTGCTCGGCGCCGCCGGTCTGCTGGACGGGCGGCCGTGCGCGGTGCACTGGCGGCACGCCGAGGAGCTGGCCCGGCAGTATCCACGGGCGGTCGTCGAACCGGACGTGCTGTACGTGGACGCGGACCCGGTGATCACCTCGGCGGGTACGGCGGCCGGTATCGACGCCTGTCTGCACATCGTCCGCAAGGAGCAGGGCCCGGAGGTCGCCAACAAGATCGCCCGGCGGATGGTGGTGCCGCCGCACCGCGACGGCGGCCAGGCCCAGTACATCGAGCGACCGCTGCCCCGCTCGCAGTGCGACACGGTCGGCGAGGTGCTCGTGTGGATGGAGCAGCACCTCGACGAGGAGGTCACCGTCGAGCAGCTCGCCGCCCGCGCGCACATGTCCCCGCGCACGTTCGCCCGCCGCTTCCAGCAGGAGACCGGGACCACGCCGTACCGCTGGATCCTGCGTCAACGGGTGCTGCTGGCCCAGCGGTTGCTGGAGGCGACGGACGAGACGGTGGACGCGATCGCCTGGCGCACCGGCTTCGGCACCGCCGCCGCCCTGCGCCATCAGTTCGTACGGTCGCTCGGCACGACCCCGCAGACCTACCGCCGGACCTTCCGGGGCCCGGAGGCCGCCTGA
- a CDS encoding ribonucleotide-diphosphate reductase subunit beta: MPSNQNLLDPGFELTLRPMRYPDFYERYRDAIKNTWTVEEVDLHSDIADLAKLSEGEQHMIGRLVAFFATGDSIVANNLVLTLYKHINSPEARLYLSRQLFEEAVHVQFYLTLLDTYLPDPEDRAAAFDAVESIPSIREKAEFCFKWINEVEKLESLRTQADRRRFLLNLICFAACIEGLFFYGAFAYVYWFRSRGLLHGLATGTNWVFRDETMHMSFAFEVVDTVRKEEPELFDDLLQQQVTDMLKEAVEAELQFGRDLCGEGLPGMNTESMRQYLECVADQRLTRLGFAPIYGSENPFSFMELQGVQELTNFFERRPSAYQVAVEGTVDLDEDF, translated from the coding sequence ATGCCCAGCAACCAGAACCTGCTCGACCCCGGCTTCGAGCTGACTCTCCGCCCGATGCGCTACCCGGACTTCTACGAGCGCTACCGGGACGCGATCAAGAACACCTGGACCGTCGAGGAGGTCGACCTCCACTCGGACATCGCCGACCTGGCGAAGCTCTCCGAGGGAGAGCAGCACATGATCGGCCGGCTGGTCGCGTTCTTCGCGACGGGCGACTCGATCGTGGCGAACAACCTCGTGCTGACCCTCTACAAGCACATCAACTCCCCCGAGGCGCGGCTGTATCTGAGCCGTCAGCTCTTCGAGGAGGCCGTGCACGTCCAGTTCTATCTGACGCTGCTCGACACCTATCTGCCCGACCCGGAGGACAGGGCCGCCGCCTTCGACGCGGTGGAGAGCATCCCGTCCATCCGGGAGAAGGCCGAGTTCTGCTTCAAGTGGATCAACGAGGTCGAGAAGCTGGAGAGCCTGCGGACCCAGGCCGACCGCCGTCGCTTCCTGCTCAACCTGATCTGCTTCGCCGCGTGCATCGAGGGCCTGTTCTTCTACGGCGCCTTCGCGTACGTCTACTGGTTCCGCAGCCGGGGTCTGCTGCACGGCCTGGCCACGGGCACCAACTGGGTGTTCCGCGACGAGACGATGCACATGTCCTTCGCCTTCGAGGTGGTGGACACCGTCCGCAAGGAGGAGCCGGAGCTCTTCGACGACCTGCTCCAGCAGCAGGTCACGGACATGCTCAAGGAGGCCGTCGAGGCCGAGCTGCAGTTCGGGCGCGACCTGTGCGGTGAAGGTCTGCCGGGCATGAACACCGAGTCGATGCGGCAGTACCTGGAGTGTGTGGCCGACCAGCGCCTCACCCGCCTCGGCTTCGCCCCGATCTACGGCTCGGAGAACCCGTTCTCCTTCATGGAGCTGCAGGGTGTCCAGGAGCTGACCAACTTCTTCGAGCGGCGTCCGTCCGCGTACCAGGTGGCGGTGGAGGGCACCGTCGACCTGGACGAGGACTTCTGA
- a CDS encoding ribonucleoside-diphosphate reductase subunit alpha, giving the protein MTIAPADPVSAEPASATPATETDGPGTALLRTLTELTVDLPDADPGRVAAAALRGRSARADEAELRELATEAAAGLISEDPAYSKLAARLLAIGIRAEAASQGVTTFTESITVGRREGLVADRTAEFAQAHAGRLDTLIDPAGDDRFGYFGLRTLHSRYLLRHPITRKVIETPQHFMLRVAAGLAEDETPRAMDEVAALYRLMSRLDYLPSSPTLFNSGTRHPQMSSCYLLDSPLDELDSIYDRYHQVARLSKHAGGIGLSYSRIRSRGSLIRGTNGHSNGIVPFLKTLDASVAAVNQGGRRKGAAAVYLETWHSDIEEFLELRDNTGEDARRTHNLNLAHWIPDEFMRRVNADEPWSLFSPSDVPELVDLWGAEFDAAYRKAEGDGLAKKTIPARELYGRMMRTLAQTGNGWMTFKDAANRTANQTAEPGHVVHSSNLCTEILEVTDDGETAVCNLGSVNLGAFVDLTTGDLDWERLDETVRTAVTFLDRVVDINFYPTEQAGRSNAKWRPVGLGAMGLQDVFFQLRLPFDSPEAKALSTRIAERIMLAAYEASADLAERNGPLPAWEKTRTARGVLHPDHYGVEFTWPERWAALRERVATTGMRNSLLLAIAPTATIASIAGVYECIEPQVSNLFKRETLSGEFLQVNSYLVAELKQLGVWDAQTREALRESNGSVQGFTWVPQDVRDLYRTAWEIPQRGLIDMAAARTPYLDQAQSLNLFLETPTIGKLSSMYSYAWKSGLKTTYYLRSRPATRIARAAQGRAREQTSAQPEKTIPVQQSADPDAVACSLENPESCEACQ; this is encoded by the coding sequence GTGACCATCGCGCCAGCCGACCCGGTTTCAGCCGAACCGGCTTCAGCCACCCCGGCGACGGAGACCGACGGTCCCGGTACCGCGTTGCTGCGGACCCTGACCGAGCTGACCGTCGACCTCCCCGACGCCGACCCCGGCCGGGTCGCCGCCGCCGCCCTGCGCGGCCGGTCGGCGCGGGCCGACGAGGCGGAGCTGCGCGAGCTGGCCACCGAGGCCGCCGCGGGCCTCATCTCCGAGGACCCCGCCTACTCGAAGCTGGCCGCCCGACTGCTGGCCATCGGCATCCGCGCCGAGGCCGCCTCGCAGGGCGTCACGACGTTCACCGAGTCCATCACGGTGGGCCGGCGGGAGGGTCTGGTCGCCGACCGCACCGCGGAGTTCGCCCAGGCGCACGCCGGGCGTCTCGACACCCTGATCGACCCGGCGGGCGACGACCGCTTCGGCTACTTCGGTCTGCGCACCCTGCACAGCCGCTATCTGCTCCGGCACCCGATCACCCGCAAGGTCATCGAGACGCCCCAGCACTTCATGCTGCGCGTCGCCGCCGGCCTCGCCGAGGACGAGACCCCGCGCGCCATGGACGAGGTCGCCGCGCTCTACCGGCTCATGAGCCGCCTCGACTACCTCCCCTCCTCCCCCACCCTCTTCAACTCCGGTACGCGACACCCCCAGATGTCGTCCTGCTACCTCCTCGACTCCCCGCTGGACGAGCTGGACTCCATCTACGACCGCTACCACCAGGTGGCCCGCCTCTCGAAGCACGCCGGCGGCATCGGTCTGTCGTACTCCCGTATCCGCTCGCGCGGTTCGCTGATCCGGGGCACCAACGGGCACTCCAACGGCATCGTGCCGTTCCTGAAGACACTGGACGCCTCGGTCGCCGCGGTGAACCAGGGCGGGCGGCGCAAGGGCGCAGCCGCGGTCTACCTGGAGACCTGGCACTCCGACATCGAGGAGTTCCTGGAGCTGCGCGACAACACCGGTGAGGACGCCCGGCGTACGCACAATCTGAACCTGGCGCACTGGATCCCGGACGAGTTCATGCGCCGGGTGAACGCCGACGAGCCGTGGTCGCTGTTCTCCCCGTCCGACGTGCCCGAGCTGGTCGACCTGTGGGGCGCGGAGTTCGACGCCGCGTACCGCAAGGCGGAGGGCGACGGCCTGGCGAAGAAGACCATCCCGGCCCGCGAGCTGTACGGCCGCATGATGCGCACCCTCGCACAGACCGGCAACGGCTGGATGACCTTCAAGGACGCGGCCAACCGCACGGCCAACCAGACGGCCGAGCCGGGCCATGTCGTCCACTCCTCCAACCTCTGCACGGAGATCCTGGAGGTCACGGACGACGGGGAGACCGCGGTCTGCAACCTGGGCTCGGTGAACCTGGGTGCCTTCGTCGACCTGACGACGGGCGACCTGGACTGGGAGCGGCTGGACGAGACCGTCCGTACCGCCGTCACCTTCCTCGACCGCGTCGTCGACATCAACTTCTACCCGACCGAGCAGGCGGGCCGCTCCAACGCCAAGTGGCGGCCGGTCGGCCTCGGCGCGATGGGCCTCCAGGACGTCTTCTTCCAGCTGCGTCTGCCCTTCGACTCCCCCGAGGCGAAGGCGCTGTCCACGCGGATCGCCGAGCGGATCATGCTCGCCGCGTACGAGGCCTCCGCCGACCTCGCCGAGCGCAACGGCCCGCTGCCGGCCTGGGAGAAGACCCGTACGGCCCGCGGGGTGCTGCACCCCGACCACTACGGCGTCGAGTTCACCTGGCCGGAGCGCTGGGCGGCCCTGCGCGAGCGTGTCGCGACCACGGGCATGCGCAACTCCCTGCTCCTCGCCATCGCGCCGACGGCCACCATCGCCTCGATCGCCGGTGTGTACGAGTGCATCGAGCCGCAGGTGTCCAACCTGTTCAAGCGCGAGACGCTGTCCGGCGAGTTCCTCCAGGTCAACTCGTACCTGGTGGCCGAGTTGAAGCAGCTCGGGGTGTGGGACGCGCAGACCCGGGAGGCGCTGCGCGAGTCCAACGGCTCGGTGCAGGGCTTCACCTGGGTGCCGCAGGACGTCCGCGACCTGTACCGCACGGCCTGGGAGATCCCGCAGCGCGGCCTGATCGACATGGCCGCCGCGCGCACCCCGTATCTGGACCAGGCCCAGTCGCTGAACCTGTTCCTGGAGACGCCGACCATCGGCAAGCTCTCCTCGATGTACTCGTACGCCTGGAAGTCGGGTCTGAAGACCACCTACTACCTGCGTTCCCGCCCGGCGACCCGGATCGCCCGCGCGGCCCAGGGCCGGGCCCGGGAGCAGACCTCGGCCCAGCCCGAGAAGACCATCCCCGTCCAGCAGTCGGCCGACCCGGATGCGGTCGCCTGCTCCCTTGAGAACCCCGAGTCCTGCGAGGCCTGCCAGTAA
- a CDS encoding GNAT family N-acetyltransferase produces MDITIRRAAPDEYAALGEITAQAYLGDGLLDFGESDAYLGELRDVAKRAAAADVLVAVADDRVLGGVTFVPAGGPMADIARTGEAEIRMLAVAPSARGRGVGEALVRACLERARTVEGCARVVLSTQRSMHAAHRVYERLGFTRTPERDWNPFPDLLDLTLITYELTL; encoded by the coding sequence ATGGACATCACGATCAGGCGAGCGGCTCCCGACGAGTACGCCGCCCTCGGCGAGATCACCGCGCAGGCCTACCTCGGCGACGGACTGCTGGACTTCGGGGAGAGCGACGCGTACCTCGGTGAGCTGCGGGACGTCGCGAAGCGGGCGGCGGCGGCCGATGTGCTCGTGGCCGTGGCGGACGACCGGGTGCTCGGCGGTGTGACCTTCGTCCCGGCGGGCGGCCCCATGGCCGACATCGCCCGTACAGGAGAGGCCGAGATACGGATGCTCGCGGTCGCCCCGTCGGCGCGCGGCCGGGGTGTCGGCGAGGCCCTCGTGCGGGCCTGTCTGGAGCGGGCCCGGACCGTGGAGGGCTGTGCGCGCGTCGTGCTGTCGACCCAACGGAGCATGCACGCGGCCCACCGCGTCTACGAACGCCTGGGCTTCACCCGCACACCGGAGCGCGACTGGAACCCCTTCCCCGACCTCCTCGACCTCACGCTGATCACCTATGAGTTGACGCTCTGA
- a CDS encoding nucleoside hydrolase codes for MTARAPIVLDSDPGIDDAVALQYLLGTGLWDLKAYTSVGGNLPAEGTYTNARALARALRIDTDIPVHRGAGRPLSRLPYREASAFHGPAGLGDEALPDSTAPHPTASSAQTLLRLSREYEGELTVCATGPLTNVAIALLEDPQFARRVHRFVFMGGAAQVPGNITPVAEFNIWADPDAAEIVLSSGIPFTMVDLDASHRWLFRPADLAALEAAGPGTALAARLMRTYMDAYTRHGGDGTCPLHDPLAVGVCGDEAFVKAADGAVVVECASELTRGQTVFVPAAAGRVHYPESPALTARLRTTGRVALGPGTRDFSQDFVATLPRWPTTT; via the coding sequence GTGACCGCTCGCGCACCGATCGTCCTCGACAGCGACCCCGGCATAGACGACGCCGTAGCCCTCCAGTACCTCCTGGGCACCGGTCTGTGGGACCTCAAGGCGTACACCTCGGTCGGGGGCAACCTCCCCGCCGAGGGGACGTACACCAACGCCCGCGCCCTGGCGAGAGCCCTCCGCATAGACACCGACATCCCCGTGCACAGAGGCGCCGGCCGCCCCCTCTCCCGCCTCCCCTACCGCGAGGCATCCGCCTTCCACGGCCCGGCAGGCCTGGGCGACGAGGCCCTCCCCGACTCGACGGCCCCGCACCCCACGGCGTCGTCCGCGCAGACCCTGCTGCGCCTCTCCCGGGAGTACGAGGGCGAGCTGACGGTGTGCGCCACCGGCCCGCTCACGAACGTGGCCATCGCCCTGCTGGAGGACCCCCAATTCGCCCGCCGCGTCCACAGGTTCGTGTTCATGGGCGGCGCCGCCCAGGTCCCCGGCAACATCACCCCCGTCGCCGAGTTCAACATCTGGGCCGACCCGGACGCCGCCGAGATCGTGCTCTCCTCCGGCATCCCGTTCACCATGGTCGACCTGGACGCCTCGCACCGCTGGCTCTTCCGCCCCGCCGACCTCGCCGCGCTGGAGGCCGCGGGTCCGGGCACGGCGCTGGCCGCCCGGCTGATGCGCACGTACATGGACGCCTACACCCGGCACGGCGGCGACGGCACCTGCCCGCTGCACGATCCGCTGGCCGTGGGCGTCTGCGGCGACGAGGCGTTCGTCAAGGCCGCCGACGGGGCCGTCGTCGTGGAGTGCGCGAGCGAACTCACGCGCGGCCAGACCGTGTTCGTACCGGCCGCCGCCGGGCGCGTCCACTACCCCGAGTCCCCCGCCCTGACGGCCCGCCTCCGCACCACCGGCCGTGTCGCCCTGGGTCCGGGCACCCGCGACTTCAGCCAGGACTTCGTGGCGACGCTGCCGCGATGGCCGACGACGACCTGA
- the mctP gene encoding monocarboxylate uptake permease MctP, which translates to MKDGVNGVALAVFIFFFLAVTVMGFLAARWRKAENENSLDEWGLGGRSFGTWVTWFLLGGDLYTAYTFVAVPAAIYAAGAAGFFAVPYTILVYPLIFTFLPRLWSVSHKHGYVTTSDFVRGRFGSKGLSLAVALTGILATMPYIALQLVGIQAVLDVMGVGGGEDTNWFIKDLPLLIAFGVLAAYTYSSGLRAPALIAFVKDTLIYLVIAVAIIYIPIKLGGFDDIFAKAGEAYGQTNPATDKPRGSLVPGDANQWTYATLALGSALALFMYPHSITATLSSRSREVIRRNTTILPLYSLMLGLLALLGFMAIAAGIQVQNGQLAIPQLFETMFPDWFAGVAFAAIGIGALVPAAIMSIAAANLFTRNIYKDFIKPDATPAQETKVSKLVSLLVKVGALAFVLTMDKTVAINFQLLGGIWILQTFPALVGGLFTRWCHRWALLAGWAVGMLYGTIAAYGVASPTQKHFGGSSAEIPGIGEIGYIGLTAFVLNAVVTVVLTFVLRAAKVPDGIDETRPEDYTADAGDPGVRTDLPPATAGASH; encoded by the coding sequence GTGAAGGACGGCGTGAACGGCGTGGCACTCGCCGTCTTCATCTTCTTCTTCCTGGCCGTCACGGTCATGGGCTTCCTGGCCGCGCGCTGGCGCAAGGCCGAGAACGAGAACAGCCTCGACGAATGGGGCCTCGGCGGCCGGTCGTTCGGCACCTGGGTCACCTGGTTCCTGCTCGGCGGTGACCTCTACACGGCGTACACCTTCGTCGCCGTCCCCGCGGCGATCTACGCGGCGGGCGCGGCCGGGTTCTTCGCGGTGCCGTACACGATCCTCGTCTACCCGCTGATCTTCACGTTCCTGCCCCGCCTGTGGTCGGTCTCGCACAAGCACGGCTATGTGACGACCTCGGACTTCGTGCGGGGCCGCTTCGGCTCGAAGGGCCTGTCGCTGGCGGTCGCCCTGACCGGCATCCTCGCGACGATGCCCTACATCGCCCTCCAACTCGTCGGCATCCAGGCCGTGCTGGACGTGATGGGCGTGGGCGGCGGCGAGGACACCAACTGGTTCATCAAGGACCTGCCGCTGCTGATCGCGTTCGGCGTGCTGGCGGCCTACACCTACTCCTCCGGCCTGCGGGCGCCCGCGCTGATCGCGTTCGTGAAGGACACGCTGATCTACCTCGTCATCGCGGTGGCGATCATCTACATCCCGATCAAGCTCGGCGGCTTCGACGACATCTTCGCCAAGGCGGGCGAGGCGTACGGCCAGACCAACCCGGCGACGGACAAGCCGCGCGGCTCCCTCGTCCCCGGTGACGCCAACCAGTGGACGTACGCGACGCTGGCCCTCGGCTCGGCGCTGGCGCTCTTCATGTACCCGCACTCCATCACGGCGACGCTGTCGTCCCGGAGCCGCGAGGTGATCCGCCGCAACACCACGATCCTCCCCCTGTACTCCCTCATGCTGGGCCTGCTGGCACTGCTGGGCTTCATGGCGATCGCGGCCGGGATCCAGGTGCAGAACGGCCAGTTGGCGATCCCACAGCTGTTCGAGACGATGTTCCCGGACTGGTTCGCGGGCGTCGCCTTCGCGGCCATCGGCATCGGCGCGCTGGTGCCGGCGGCGATCATGTCCATCGCGGCGGCGAACCTGTTCACCCGCAACATCTACAAGGACTTCATCAAGCCGGACGCCACGCCCGCGCAGGAGACCAAGGTCTCCAAGCTGGTGTCCCTGCTGGTGAAGGTGGGCGCGCTGGCCTTCGTCCTCACCATGGACAAGACGGTCGCCATCAACTTCCAGCTCCTGGGCGGCATCTGGATCCTGCAGACCTTCCCGGCCCTGGTCGGCGGCCTGTTCACCCGCTGGTGCCACCGCTGGGCGCTCCTCGCGGGCTGGGCGGTCGGCATGCTGTACGGGACGATCGCCGCGTACGGGGTGGCCTCACCGACGCAGAAGCACTTCGGCGGCTCCTCGGCGGAGATCCCCGGCATCGGCGAGATCGGCTACATCGGCCTGACCGCGTTCGTCCTCAACGCCGTGGTCACCGTCGTCCTCACCTTCGTCCTCCGCGCCGCGAAGGTCCCCGACGGTATCGACGAGACCCGCCCCGAGGACTACACGGCCGACGCGGGCGACCCGGGCGTCCGCACGGACCTGCCACCGGCGACGGCGGGGGCGAGTCACTAG
- a CDS encoding DUF3311 domain-containing protein codes for MPETPEVRPPGAPAAPVVTPVRVVIALCLLAPFVAMLWVGSYARTDPAFIGIPFFYWYQMAWVLISTALTATAYVLWQRDQRTRQSESKGGGAAQ; via the coding sequence ATGCCAGAAACGCCTGAAGTGAGACCGCCGGGGGCACCGGCGGCACCGGTGGTGACACCTGTCAGGGTGGTCATCGCCCTGTGTCTGCTCGCCCCGTTCGTGGCGATGCTCTGGGTCGGCTCCTACGCCAGGACGGACCCGGCGTTCATCGGCATCCCCTTCTTCTACTGGTACCAGATGGCCTGGGTGCTCATCTCCACGGCGCTCACCGCCACCGCGTACGTCCTGTGGCAGCGTGACCAGCGCACCCGCCAGTCCGAGAGCAAGGGTGGGGGTGCCGCACAGTGA